The Elgaria multicarinata webbii isolate HBS135686 ecotype San Diego chromosome 4, rElgMul1.1.pri, whole genome shotgun sequence genome contains a region encoding:
- the LRATD1 gene encoding protein LRATD1: MGNQLDRITHLNYSELPTGDPSGIEKDELRVGVAYFFSDEEEDLDERGQPDKYSVKGSSSPAQETPTHHHHHHHHHTPQLVLSETQFSAFRGQECIFAKVSGDPQAGDLSVYPVSALPALCKPGDLLELLYLGPSDHPPPPPHWAVYVDSGQIIHLHQGQIRQDCLYEAAAGNVGRVVSSWYRYRPLVAELVVQNACGHLGLKSPEICWTNSESFAAWCRFGKREFKAGGELQPASGSQPPQQQYYLKIHLADSQVHTVRFQSLEDLIREKRRIDASGKLRVIKELAIVAGKE; encoded by the coding sequence ATGGGAAATCAACTGGATCGCATCACCCACCTGAATTACAGCGAGCTGCCGACCGGGGACCCCTCGGGGATCGAGAAGGACGAGCTGCGCGTCGGGGTGGCTTACTTCTTCTcggatgaggaggaggatctgGACGAGCGAGGGCAGCCGGACAAGTACAGCGTGAAGGGCTCCAGCAGCCCTGCCCAAGAGacgcccacccaccaccaccaccaccaccaccaccacacgccGCAGCTGGTGCTGAGCGAGACCCAGTTCTCCGCCTTCCGGGGGCAAGAATGCATCTTCGCCAAGGTGAGCGGAGACCCCCAGGCTGGGGATCTGAGCGTCTACCCGGTGTCGGCCCTGCCTGCCCTGTGCAAGCCGGGCGACCTGCTGGAGCTGCTCTACCTGGGGCCGTCCGACcaccctccgccgccgccgcactGGGCCGTCTATGTGGACAGCGGCCagatcatccacttgcaccaggGCCAGATTCGCCAGGACTGCTTGTACGAGGCGGCCGCTGGCAACGTGGGCCGGGTGGTGAGTAGCTGGTACCGCTACCGGCCCCTGGTGGCGGAGCTGGTGGTGCAGAACGCCTGCGGCCACCTGGGCTTAAAGAGCCCCGAGATCTGCTGGACGAACTCGGAGAGCTTCGCCGCCTGGTGCCGCTTCGGCAAACGGGAGTTCAAAGCCGGCGGCGAGCTCCAGCCAGCCTCGGGCTCTCAGCCGCCTCAGCAGCAATACTATCTCAAGATCCACCTGGCCGACAGCCAGGTGCACACGGTGCGCTTCCAGAGCCTCGAGGACCTAATCAGGGAGAAGCGCAGGATCGACGCCAGCGGCAAACTGAGGGTGATCAAAGAGCTGGCGATCGTGGCTGGCAAAGAATAA